TTGCAACCAATCCTAACCCGATGCTAATTTCCTGAAGGAGAGTTACCGATGGCGAAGCAGAAATACGAACGCACGAAGCCGCACCTGAATGTAGGTACGATGGGGCACATCGACCACGGGAAGACGACGCTGACCGCGGCGATTACGAAGTATTGCGCACTGCGCGGTTGGGGTCAGTACACCCCGTTTGACG
This portion of the Chloroflexota bacterium genome encodes:
- the tuf gene encoding elongation factor Tu (EF-Tu; promotes GTP-dependent binding of aminoacyl-tRNA to the A-site of ribosomes during protein biosynthesis; when the tRNA anticodon matches the mRNA codon, GTP hydrolysis results; the inactive EF-Tu-GDP leaves the ribosome and release of GDP is promoted by elongation factor Ts; many prokaryotes have two copies of the gene encoding EF-Tu); this translates as MAKQKYERTKPHLNVGTMGHIDHGKTTLTAAITKYCALRGWGQYTPFD